The Maridesulfovibrio hydrothermalis AM13 = DSM 14728 DNA window GCTGGATATAAACTTTATGGGAAGAAAAAAGAAAATAGTACTTATCCTCGGGCAGGTTTTATTGTTTATTGTTGCGTCTTTTTTGGTGCTGGATTTTATTTTCCCGTTCCCTGAACACAAGCTTCATCGCGTAAGCGCAACCATTGTTAAAGATAATGAAGGCAACGCGCTCCGTATTTTTCTGCCGCCCGACGGAGCGCGGCGCATGCACACTGATTTCGCACAGGTCTCTCCCACTTTAAAAAAATCTCTGATTGCCTCGGAAGACAGCTGGTTCGAATATCATCCGGGGGTGAATCCCGTTTCTATAATTCGCGCTGCCATTGCCAACATAATAGCCGGAAGAATTGTTTCAGGAGCTTCAACCATTCCCATGCAGATTGCCAGAATGGCAGAGCCTAAACCGAGAACACTTTCCGCCAAGTTGCAGGAAGCCTTTAGAGCCATGCAGTTAAAGCTGCATCATTCTAACGATAAACTGCTTGAAATTTATCTGAACATACTTCCATACGGAAGTAATATCGAAGGCGTGGCCGCAGCTTCGTATTTTTATTTCGGGCATGATCCTTCAACATTATCTCTTGCCGAGTCCGCTTTGCTGACAACCCTTCCGCGTGGACCTGTGTTTTATGATCCTATACGTCATCCGCAGCAGGCCGCAAAAGGACGCAACCGTGTCATGCTTCAACTTGAACAAAAGGGAGAGTTTCCATCTGAGGAAGTAAATAGGAATTTAAAACTGCCCCTGCCAGATAAAATCCGCCCTGTACCGCTTAAAGCTCCTCACTTTTGCCGCATGGTGCTTGAACGGAGTGGACGTATTCCTGAAATTAAGACCACCCTTGATTATCCTTTGCAGCAGGCCGCGCAGGATATGCTTGCAACCCATGTTGCACGTCTGCGCGGTGATGATATTGATAACGCCGCCTGTGTGATCATACATATTCCCACCCGTCAAATCCGCGCCTTAGTCGGATCAGCTGATTTTTTTGAAAAAGGCTACGGCGGAGCCATCAATCTGGCTGAGACAAAACGCTCACCCGGCTCCACCCTCAAACCTTTTATCTATGCGCTGGCATTTGATCAGGGGAAACTGACTCCGGACAGTTTTGTATATGATATCCCTGTGGACTATTCCGGTTATTCTCCTGAAAACTACAACCGCACATGGAGCGGACAGGTCACTGTAAAAGAAGCACTTGCCCGTTCTCTTAATATCCCTGCAGTTAATACATTAGCCATGATCGGAGTCGTTGAATTCAGTAAGCTGCTGCAAAAAGGCGGAATCAGCACTCTAAATAAAACGCCTCTGAAATATGGCCTCCCCCTTGCCCTCGGCGGCTGTGAAATCAAGCTTACCGAACTGACAAATCTTTACGCATCCCTTGCCGACGGCGGTAAATACCGCCCGCTGACCTTCAGTTCCGGAACAGAAAACATAAGCACCCAACTACTCTCTCCTGAAGCTGCATGGCTGACCCTTGAAATGCTATCATCCGTTGCCAGACCCGACATGAATGAAACATGGATGCTGACCAGAGATATGCCTGAAGCTGCGTGGAAGACCGGAACATCCTTCGGACATCGCGATGCATGGGCTGTCGGGATTTCAGGAGATTATGCAATAGGAGTCTGGGTAGGAAATCCTGACGGAAGACCACGTAAAGGCATCTCGGGAGCCGTCCATGCAGGTCCGCTTCTCTTTGACCTGCTGCGCATGACAGTCCCCGGCGGCAAACTGCCAGCCCCCCCCGAAGGTTCTGGAATATCCGAAGTAAAGGTCTGCGCCCACAGCAGAAGACTGGTCGGACCGTTCTGCTCGGAAACCACTACCATGCGAACACTGTCCGGCAAGACCAGACTCCGCCCCTGTAAACAATGCCGTCAGGTTTTTGTTGATGCCAAGAGTGGCTACCGTTTATCTGGGGAATGTCTGGACCGTCCGAATATAAAAAAGATAATCGTCCGTACCATTCCCACGAAGCTCGCCCGCTGGAGGGCCGAAAACAATCTTGAAATACCGAAACTGCCGCCTCCTGCCGACGACTGCGACCTGATCCCCGCAGGCATCGCACCAAAAATAATCTCCCCGGCAGGCAATACCCCCTACCTGCTGCGCAAAGACACGCCGCTGAAATTTCAGCAGGTAGCCCTCAAAGCGGAGGCCGAAGCAGATGGCGGAATACTGCACTGGTTTTTAGATGGCAGGCTGGTAGCTAAAGGACGATTTGATGAAAAATTATTCACAGAAATAAGCACAGGGACACATAGAATATCTGTCAGTGATGCACTAGGAAGAACTGATTCTGTTATTTTTAAGGTAAAGTGATATCCCGTAAAGTCTTCCACGAGTTTTCGATTAAAAGTCCGAAGACAAAAAGAATTGATCTTTAAACTTCACGGGGCCATCTGTCGCCAAGCGACTTGGCGGCAATGCAGCACCCTGCTGCCATGGCAGACCATTCAATTATTTCCGGCAAGGATATTGCGCCGTTGAAATTCCCCAAGTGAGGCCCTGTTGTGAGCGGGATATCTTCTTTATTCTTTTCTATAGCGCAAGCTTTTTGCGGCTCCATGCCGCACTTAATCAGGTACTTGCGAAATTCATCGTCACTGAGAATTTCCTGATCGACCACCCGCATAAATTCGAACATGTGGTTGTCCACGCCCATTTCATTGATCATGGACTGCACAAGGCCGGAAAGATGCAGATCTATTTCATTTTGAAATTCATTCCCGGTGAAGCCGTGGTAATAGTTGCTGAAACAAATCATAATGGCCTGTTCAAAAAGCTCCGGGTCAAATAAATGCCGCGCGTCTACCGGGTCACCATTTTTATCCAGACCGCATAATTCTGGCTGCCTTGCCCTGAACCAGCTTCCCAACACAAGCAGGATAGACATAAAATGAGAACCGATTGCCCAGTAAAATGAATCCCTGCCGGACTTCATCACTTGAAGGTGTTCAAAATCACGCAACCCGGACAGCCCGAAATTCGGATAGCGGCATGAATCAAGCCAGCGGTCGAGTCTTCCGAATCGGTGCCATTGATAAACGCCCTCATCGGTGCGACGGGTGGCCTGAACTCTGTTGTGGAAAAGCGGGATGGGTGCATCATGAACAATTCCGCGCCCGGCAAGCCAGCCAAGAATATAAGAGTTGCGCCCCATGATTTCCAGCATTTCATCTGGACTGGACTGCTTCTCCGGCCGGTCATCGTTAGGGTAAACAAAATAATCGCTGTGTGCATGATAGGCCATAGCGTAGCCTTCTTCATGCAAATTATCCGGTGCTGAATCCGGCAGGCCGGTGATTTTAAAAACTATCCGGTCAGCTACATGGAAAGGTCTGGGACAGTCAAAACGGACTTTGCAGCACGCAGACTCACGATTCAGCCTTTCCATCCATTTTCCCTCCAGATGCAGCCCGTCAGGAGCTTCGCCTTTGCGGGCAATCTTTACCGCAAAAATCTGATCCTCACCTGTTGCTTTCATTACCGCACTGCGGCCTGAAAAGACCGGCTCCTCTGTCACACCTGCGGAGCGGATAAGCTTATTCCATGAGATTGCAGGAGCTTCACCTGAAAAAGGACTCGGGGCCTGCGGCAGAATGACTTCAACAGGAAGAAGCCCCAGCCCGCCGGAAGCCTCAACCGATGCATACTTTGTGCAGGTTGATGCGGCCTGTATTTGCAGCTTCAGAGCCTTACGGGAAACAAACTGATTCATACAGCCGGCTCCGACTGCCGCAAGGCTTTTGGCACATTCACGGTAAAGCAGCTGACACATACGCTGCGTGCTGTATCTCTCTTCCATCAGCAAGCTGTACAACGCTTTGATTATTTCATCAGTTGCACAATCAGGAGTCTTCTGCAGAAGTCCCCGCAAATTTCTAAGATCCATATATGCTGCGCTGAATTCCCTTTCAGGAGTCAGCCCACGGGCATAAGCCGTTGCTTCCGCTTTTTTCAAATTATTCCCCGCTAAAATTGTTTAGCGATGAGTTATACGAATAAAAAAATTTAGGCCAGCAGCAATACTCTGGTGTTATTTGCATAACAAATCCATTCATTACAGATCGATAAATTATAACTATTTGTCCAAACCATACAACTCATCTATTTCAGATAATGCAAATTAAACCATAAATAACAACTTTTCACGGGAGATCGGGACATGACAGAGCCATCTTACAGAGAAATGTGGGAAAATCTGAATCTGGACATTGAAGCCCATGATGGACTTCTGGAAGTGCTGGGTAAATTTTACGGGGATATCTACATGAGCCAGCAAGGCCGCTTGCAGGGCATGGAATATCTGGATTTCGTGCTTTCAGAGGTGCACGGCCTGCGTGTGAAGGAACTGATCGATGCCAAAAATGCCGGACGCAAAATAATCGGTTCATTCTGCGTCTTTGTGCCGGAAGAAATCACTCTGGCTCTTGATGCAATTCAGGTCGGTCTCTGTGCCGGCGCAGATGCCGGAACAGAAGCTGCCGAAACGGTTGTACCACGCAATACCTGTGCTCTGATCAAATCATTCATCGGTTTTAAGATGGCAAGGATCTGTCCTTACACCGAATCATGCGACCTGATCATAGGCGAGACCACCTGCGACGGGAAGAAGAAAGCATACGAAGCATTCGGTGAAATGGCTCCCATGCATGTGATGGAAGTACCCCAGCGCAAAGAAGCAGACGATCGCGTTTTATGGAAAGCAGAAGTGCTGCGGTTCAAGGATAAACTGGAAAAACTTACCGGGAAAAAAGTCAGTGCCGCAGCTCTCAAAAAAGGCATAAAAACAGTCAATGACAAGAGACGCGCCCTGCAAAGACTTAACGTTTTGCGCGCAGCTGACCCGACTCCTATTTCAGGGCGTGATGTACTGCTTATCAATCAAATCAGTTTCTATGATGATCCGGTTCGTTTCACTCAGTCCATCAATACCCTCTGCGATCAGATTGAAGAACGCATTGACAGAAATGAAGGTATTGCTCCGGCAAAAACACCCCGGCTCATGCTGGCCGGTTGTCCTATGGCTGTCCCCAACTGGAAACTGCCATATATCATTGAAAGCTCCGGAGCGGTTGTTGTTTCAGAAGAATCCTGCATAGGAACCCGCAACACCCGAGACCTCGTTGATGAATCAGGCGAAACCGTTGATGAAATGATCGATGCCATCTGTGATCGATACATGAAAATTGACTGCGCCTGCTTCACTCCCAACAACGAACGCATGGAAAACATCAAAAAACTGGCCGAAGAAACAAAAGTTGACGGCGTTATTCATTACTCTCTCATGTTCTGCCAGCCATACACCCACGAGGCTTTCAAGGTAGAAAAAACTTTGACACAGGCGCAGGTTCCCATGCTTTCAATTGAAACCGATTACAGCATGGAGGATGTGGAGCAGTTGAAAACACGGGTAGAAGCCTTTGTTGAAATGATTTCGTAGAGCTTAAGACAAGAACAAATGCGCGCGTTTAATTTCCGGCAGCCGGAGGGGATAATCCCCTCCGGACTCTCTGTCGACAAAAACATTATTTATTAAGATGCCCTGCTGTCAGCACTAACAGCAGCCTGTGCTGTTCCGGCAATTCGAAACATCATAAAAAGTTTAAAAGTCCCCGTATAAACGCGTAATGTATCAAAATCATGTTGTTTTATTTTATCAGGAATATTTATGATCGCGGGAATTGATATCGGCTCACGCTCTATGGAGCTTGTTGTTCTGGATGGCGAAAATATTTTTCTTAAACGCAGACTGCCTACAACCTTTGATCCGGCCGGTCAGCTGGATATCATTCTGGATGGAACTGAAGTGGACCTGATTTCCGCCACAGGATATGGCCGAAAACTGGTTACGCAGGATCTTACCGGCGTGGAGTGTGTGTCTCTTACCGAGATTAAAGCATATGCACTCGGGGTTTCGCACCTTTTCCCTCAGGCACGGACCATTTTAGATATAGGCGGGCAGGATACCAAGGCTATTTCACTTCTGAAAAACGGCAAAGTCGCAAAATTTGAAATGAATGACCGCTGCGCTGCCGGAACAGGTAAATTTCTGGAACATCTCGCCACTGTTTTTCAAATTCCCATTGAAGAATTCGGTGACTATGCTTTAAAAGGAGACAAGGCATTGCAAATCAATAGCATGTGTACTGTTTTTGCAGAGACCGAAGCCACCTCCCTTATGGCGCAAGGCAGGAATCCCCGCAACATTGCTCTTGGGCTGCATAGTTCCATTGTACGGCGCACCACGAATATGCTTAGCAGGGTTGGACTTGTAACTCCTCTGGTCTTTGCCGGCGGAGTCGCAAATAACCCCTGTGTTATCAGTATGTTGAAAGAGTCACTCTCGATAACTCCGGTTATTCCGGAGGAGCCTGATTTTGCAGGTGCATTAGGCGCGGCTATCTATGGACGGTCTTTATCTAAAATATCTTGAATAAATCGTTTGAAAGTTGTGCCTTTTCCCGTTAGGTTCCCAATGTTCCGGTACTATAAAAAAATCCAACTTCCGGAACCAATTTGCCCTCCAGGAGTAACAGAGCATGTCCGAGAAAAACTTGGAAACAAATGGCGAAGAGAACTTTGCCGAACTGTTTGAAGCCTTCCAGTCCGAATCCAACGACAATCTTCAGGTCGGAGATCAGATCAAGGGAACTGTAATTTCCATCACTAAAGATTCCGTGTTTATCGACACCGGATCTAAAGTTGACGGAGTTGTAACCCGAGACGAACTGACCAATGAGGAAGGTGAACTGACCGTTAACGACGGAGACATCGTAGAACTCTACGTAATCTCCATGAACAACAACGAAGTCGTCCTTTCCAAAGCCATGTCCGGCGCAGGCGGACTCAATATGCTGCGTGAAGCATTTGAGAACTCCGTCCCTGTTGAGGGCAAGGTTGAGGAAACCTGCAAAGGCGGTTTCAGAGTAAAAATGATGCACCGCAAGGTGTTCTGCCCTGTCAGCCAGATTGACACAACCTTTGTGGAAAATCCCGAAGAGTATGTCGGCAGCACCCACAATTTTCAGGTCATCAAGTTCGAAGAAAACGGTCGCAACATTGTTGTTTCCCGTAGAGTCCTTCTCGAACAGGAACAGGAAAAAGCACGCGAACAATTCATGCAGGATGTTCAGCCCGATGCAGTCCTTGACGGACGCGTTACAAAGCTTATGCCTTTTGGCGCATTCGTAGAACTTACCCCCGGGGTCGAAGGCATGGTTCATATCTCTGAACTCAGCTGGTCCCGTTCTGCCAAGCCTGAAGACGTTGTACAGCCCGGCGATGAAGTCACCGTTAGAATTCTGTCTATGGAACCGCGCAAAGATGGAAAGGGCCTCAAAATAGGTCTTTCCCTCAAGCAGCTTCAGGCTGATCCGTGGGATGAGCTGGGCGACAAATTCAAAGCGGGCGATAAAACAACTGGCACAGTTGCCCGTTGTGCTGACTTCGGCGTATTCGTTGAAATCGCTCCCGGCATTGAAGGGCTCGTTCACATTTCTGAAATGAGCTACACAAAACGGGTTCATAAACCGGAAGATGAAGTCACTCCCGGTCAGGAAGTTGCTGTAATGATCAAAGACGTTGATCCGGTTAAACGCCGTATCGGTCTGTCCATGAAAGATGCAGCAGGTGATCCGTGGCTCGACGTTGAAGATACCTTCAAAGTCGGTCAGGAAGTAGAGGGAACCGTTGAAAATAAAGCCGAATTCGGTATTTTCATCAACCTCGCCCCCGGTATTACCGGTCTTCTCCCCATGTCCCGCATCTCCCGCTCCGGCAAACAGTCAGAGCTTGAGTCTTTAAAACCCGGTGACAAGGTGAAAGTATCTATTGAAGAACTTAACACCTCTGACCGTAAGGTCACTCTCACTGCCGGTGATGCTAAAAAAGAAACCGGCGACAGTGACTGGAAAGAATACAATAAAACTACAGCCTCCAGAAGATCTGCACCACGCAAATCAGCTGCTAAAACCTCCGGTGACACTGGTGGATTCGGCGGCCTGCTCGGACAGAAACTTCAAGAAGCCATGAATAAAAAGAATTAACCGTTAAGGCCGGATTCCCTTTCCGGGATTCCGGCCTTAATTTTACCATGCCATGAATAACAACGACACTATTGACTGCTGGACAGATTGCTGAACAGGCTTAAAGAAGGCGAGTTCCCGCCTGCACCACCTTAAGCCCGGCATGACGGCATCCGTTGAAATCACCAGCAATAAAATAGACAGAATCGAAAGCATTGCCAGAGTAAGGCGTGCCGAGATTATTGAAGAACTTCCCGCCGAAGAAGGGCGAGTCATTATCGTTCTTCGCAAAAAAGAAATTTCTTCCACTTTCTTTTAGCTGCAACAAGCGTGCAGCTTATCCTCTTTTAAGGATCTGCCATGTATCCCTTTCTGCTTGTGCCACTTATTTTTCTGAGTGCCGGAATGCTGCAAGGCCTTACCGGCTTCGGCTGTGCGCTTATTGCCATGCCCCTTCTATCATACATAATTGATATCAAGATTGCTGTTCCGGTCTGCACACTCTGCGGAGTGTTTATCAACCTCAATATGGCCCATAAGCTGCGCGCAAATATTGACCGTAAAAAAATTATGCCACTCATT harbors:
- the pbpC gene encoding penicillin-binding protein 1C, with product MGRKKKIVLILGQVLLFIVASFLVLDFIFPFPEHKLHRVSATIVKDNEGNALRIFLPPDGARRMHTDFAQVSPTLKKSLIASEDSWFEYHPGVNPVSIIRAAIANIIAGRIVSGASTIPMQIARMAEPKPRTLSAKLQEAFRAMQLKLHHSNDKLLEIYLNILPYGSNIEGVAAASYFYFGHDPSTLSLAESALLTTLPRGPVFYDPIRHPQQAAKGRNRVMLQLEQKGEFPSEEVNRNLKLPLPDKIRPVPLKAPHFCRMVLERSGRIPEIKTTLDYPLQQAAQDMLATHVARLRGDDIDNAACVIIHIPTRQIRALVGSADFFEKGYGGAINLAETKRSPGSTLKPFIYALAFDQGKLTPDSFVYDIPVDYSGYSPENYNRTWSGQVTVKEALARSLNIPAVNTLAMIGVVEFSKLLQKGGISTLNKTPLKYGLPLALGGCEIKLTELTNLYASLADGGKYRPLTFSSGTENISTQLLSPEAAWLTLEMLSSVARPDMNETWMLTRDMPEAAWKTGTSFGHRDAWAVGISGDYAIGVWVGNPDGRPRKGISGAVHAGPLLFDLLRMTVPGGKLPAPPEGSGISEVKVCAHSRRLVGPFCSETTTMRTLSGKTRLRPCKQCRQVFVDAKSGYRLSGECLDRPNIKKIIVRTIPTKLARWRAENNLEIPKLPPPADDCDLIPAGIAPKIISPAGNTPYLLRKDTPLKFQQVALKAEAEADGGILHWFLDGRLVAKGRFDEKLFTEISTGTHRISVSDALGRTDSVIFKVK
- a CDS encoding SidJ-related pseudokinase; translation: MKKAEATAYARGLTPEREFSAAYMDLRNLRGLLQKTPDCATDEIIKALYSLLMEERYSTQRMCQLLYRECAKSLAAVGAGCMNQFVSRKALKLQIQAASTCTKYASVEASGGLGLLPVEVILPQAPSPFSGEAPAISWNKLIRSAGVTEEPVFSGRSAVMKATGEDQIFAVKIARKGEAPDGLHLEGKWMERLNRESACCKVRFDCPRPFHVADRIVFKITGLPDSAPDNLHEEGYAMAYHAHSDYFVYPNDDRPEKQSSPDEMLEIMGRNSYILGWLAGRGIVHDAPIPLFHNRVQATRRTDEGVYQWHRFGRLDRWLDSCRYPNFGLSGLRDFEHLQVMKSGRDSFYWAIGSHFMSILLVLGSWFRARQPELCGLDKNGDPVDARHLFDPELFEQAIMICFSNYYHGFTGNEFQNEIDLHLSGLVQSMINEMGVDNHMFEFMRVVDQEILSDDEFRKYLIKCGMEPQKACAIEKNKEDIPLTTGPHLGNFNGAISLPEIIEWSAMAAGCCIAAKSLGDRWPREV
- a CDS encoding double-cubane-cluster-containing anaerobic reductase, yielding MTEPSYREMWENLNLDIEAHDGLLEVLGKFYGDIYMSQQGRLQGMEYLDFVLSEVHGLRVKELIDAKNAGRKIIGSFCVFVPEEITLALDAIQVGLCAGADAGTEAAETVVPRNTCALIKSFIGFKMARICPYTESCDLIIGETTCDGKKKAYEAFGEMAPMHVMEVPQRKEADDRVLWKAEVLRFKDKLEKLTGKKVSAAALKKGIKTVNDKRRALQRLNVLRAADPTPISGRDVLLINQISFYDDPVRFTQSINTLCDQIEERIDRNEGIAPAKTPRLMLAGCPMAVPNWKLPYIIESSGAVVVSEESCIGTRNTRDLVDESGETVDEMIDAICDRYMKIDCACFTPNNERMENIKKLAEETKVDGVIHYSLMFCQPYTHEAFKVEKTLTQAQVPMLSIETDYSMEDVEQLKTRVEAFVEMIS
- a CDS encoding acyl-CoA dehydratase activase; this encodes MIAGIDIGSRSMELVVLDGENIFLKRRLPTTFDPAGQLDIILDGTEVDLISATGYGRKLVTQDLTGVECVSLTEIKAYALGVSHLFPQARTILDIGGQDTKAISLLKNGKVAKFEMNDRCAAGTGKFLEHLATVFQIPIEEFGDYALKGDKALQINSMCTVFAETEATSLMAQGRNPRNIALGLHSSIVRRTTNMLSRVGLVTPLVFAGGVANNPCVISMLKESLSITPVIPEEPDFAGALGAAIYGRSLSKIS
- a CDS encoding 30S ribosomal protein S1, with amino-acid sequence MSEKNLETNGEENFAELFEAFQSESNDNLQVGDQIKGTVISITKDSVFIDTGSKVDGVVTRDELTNEEGELTVNDGDIVELYVISMNNNEVVLSKAMSGAGGLNMLREAFENSVPVEGKVEETCKGGFRVKMMHRKVFCPVSQIDTTFVENPEEYVGSTHNFQVIKFEENGRNIVVSRRVLLEQEQEKAREQFMQDVQPDAVLDGRVTKLMPFGAFVELTPGVEGMVHISELSWSRSAKPEDVVQPGDEVTVRILSMEPRKDGKGLKIGLSLKQLQADPWDELGDKFKAGDKTTGTVARCADFGVFVEIAPGIEGLVHISEMSYTKRVHKPEDEVTPGQEVAVMIKDVDPVKRRIGLSMKDAAGDPWLDVEDTFKVGQEVEGTVENKAEFGIFINLAPGITGLLPMSRISRSGKQSELESLKPGDKVKVSIEELNTSDRKVTLTAGDAKKETGDSDWKEYNKTTASRRSAPRKSAAKTSGDTGGFGGLLGQKLQEAMNKKN